The Bryobacteraceae bacterium genome includes a window with the following:
- a CDS encoding ABC transporter permease — MGIEPLTPARAARVLLLAAAFAAVVMLVTPLVGPARVDLWKAWRGEFPDAQMFFGVRWPRTLLAMLSGGALALAGVLFQALLRDPLASPFTLGVSSGASLGAVLMIVLGVHSLWGLPALWAGAACGALAVLLIVVSVAAEGRRVSSFTLLLAGVAINSIASSLIMLLHNLATVGQSFAIVHWLMGNIDPVPAGTLAGLALIVLPVSIAACAYARQWNLMAVGEEWAAARGASPQRLLLGGYLAGSLLAAAVTAVTGPIGFVGLVVPHALRLVIGSDHRVLLPASFLAGGAFLTLCDTAARTLLSVELPVSVVTALAGGPVFIFLLRSRRRSLWL; from the coding sequence ATGGGAATTGAGCCGCTCACGCCCGCCCGCGCCGCGCGCGTCCTGCTGCTGGCCGCGGCCTTCGCCGCCGTGGTGATGCTGGTGACGCCGCTCGTGGGCCCTGCGCGGGTGGACCTGTGGAAAGCCTGGCGCGGCGAGTTTCCCGACGCGCAGATGTTTTTCGGCGTGCGCTGGCCGCGGACGCTGCTGGCCATGCTGAGCGGCGGCGCGCTGGCGCTGGCCGGGGTGCTGTTCCAGGCTCTGCTGCGCGATCCGCTGGCGTCGCCTTTCACGCTGGGCGTGTCGAGCGGAGCGAGCCTCGGTGCCGTGCTCATGATCGTGCTGGGCGTGCACTCGCTGTGGGGGCTGCCGGCGCTGTGGGCGGGCGCGGCGTGCGGCGCTCTGGCCGTGCTGCTGATCGTCGTCTCCGTGGCGGCGGAAGGCAGGCGCGTGTCCTCCTTCACGCTGCTGCTGGCCGGCGTGGCCATCAACAGCATCGCGTCGTCGCTGATCATGCTGCTGCACAATCTCGCCACCGTGGGCCAAAGCTTCGCCATCGTGCACTGGCTGATGGGCAACATCGATCCCGTGCCCGCAGGGACGCTGGCGGGGCTGGCGCTGATCGTCCTGCCCGTCTCCATCGCCGCCTGCGCCTACGCGCGCCAATGGAACCTGATGGCCGTGGGAGAAGAGTGGGCGGCGGCGCGCGGCGCCTCTCCGCAGCGGCTGCTGCTGGGCGGCTATCTCGCCGGCAGCCTGCTGGCCGCCGCCGTCACCGCCGTCACCGGGCCCATCGGCTTCGTCGGGCTCGTGGTGCCCCACGCGCTCCGGCTTGTGATCGGGAGCGATCACCGCGTCCTGCTGCCCGCTTCTTTCCTCGCAGGCGGCGCGTTTCTGACGCTGTGCGACACCGCAGCGCGCACGCTGCTGAGCGTGGAGCTGCCGGTGAGCGTGGTGACGGCTCTGGCGGGCGGGCCCGTGTTCATCTTCCTGCTGCGCAGCCGCCGGCGCAGCCTCTGGCTGTAG
- a CDS encoding ABC transporter permease, protein MINRLVIENLKHRRLRTALSALSIGFQVTMILAVAGLSRGMLEDSRNRARGVGADIWIKPPGASAISLTGASMPQSVLRYFREVPHVRHATGTAVQPIGGISTITGIDYDEFVAMSGPFRFLDGGPFQGDDDVIVDQYYAEQQKLKAGDTVTILNHQWRVCGVVEPGKLARLFVRLHRLQELTNSEGKLNQAFLKLDDPSKTAEVIRYLKSQPELTGYSIYSIEEFLSMFSMSNVPGLQAFIYVIIGLSLVIGFLVVGLTMYTTVLERTREIGILKALGASPLDIVGILVRETIVLAIAGWIAGILLSLGAHWAINTQVRANLQSEIAPDWWPIALAVSLTASLLGALYPGLRAARQDAIEALSYE, encoded by the coding sequence TTGATCAACCGACTCGTCATTGAAAACCTCAAGCACCGCAGGCTGCGCACCGCGCTCAGCGCGCTCTCCATCGGATTCCAGGTCACGATGATTCTGGCCGTGGCCGGACTGAGCCGCGGCATGCTGGAAGACTCGCGCAACCGGGCCAGGGGCGTGGGCGCCGACATCTGGATCAAGCCGCCCGGCGCCAGCGCCATCTCGCTGACGGGCGCCAGCATGCCTCAGAGCGTGCTGCGGTATTTCCGCGAAGTCCCCCACGTCCGGCACGCCACGGGAACGGCGGTGCAGCCCATCGGCGGCATCAGCACGATCACGGGCATCGACTATGACGAGTTCGTCGCCATGAGCGGTCCCTTCCGCTTCCTCGACGGAGGACCGTTCCAGGGCGACGACGACGTGATCGTCGATCAATATTACGCCGAGCAGCAGAAGCTGAAAGCCGGCGACACGGTGACCATCCTGAACCATCAGTGGCGGGTCTGCGGCGTCGTCGAGCCCGGCAAGCTGGCGCGCCTGTTCGTGCGCCTGCACCGGCTGCAGGAGCTTACCAACAGCGAAGGCAAGCTGAACCAGGCGTTTCTCAAGCTGGACGATCCTTCGAAGACAGCCGAAGTGATCCGCTACCTGAAAAGCCAGCCGGAGCTGACGGGGTATTCGATCTACTCGATCGAGGAATTCCTGAGCATGTTCTCGATGAGCAACGTGCCCGGGCTGCAGGCTTTCATCTACGTCATCATCGGCCTTTCGCTCGTCATCGGCTTCCTTGTCGTCGGCCTGACCATGTACACGACGGTGCTTGAGCGCACGCGCGAGATCGGGATTCTCAAGGCGCTGGGCGCCTCGCCGCTCGACATCGTCGGCATCCTGGTGCGGGAGACCATCGTGCTCGCCATCGCGGGCTGGATCGCGGGCATCCTGCTCTCGCTGGGCGCGCACTGGGCGATCAACACGCAGGTCAGAGCGAATCTGCAGTCCGAGATCGCGCCCGACTGGTGGCCCATCGCGCTGGCGGTCTCCCTGACGGCAAGCCTTCTGGGGGCGCTCTATCCGGGGCTGCGCGCGGCGCGGCAGGACGCCATCGAGGCCCTTTCTTACGAGTAG
- a CDS encoding macrolide ABC transporter ATP-binding protein, with protein sequence MEPIITVRDLRKIYHVGDVDVHALRGVSMEVPRGEFVSIVGPSGSGKSTLFHILGGLTSITSGQVIVDGQDLSRLTDGERTRLRRQKVGFVFQRYNLLPTLTALGNIEIARYFGGKSGPLDQDFLEIIRLLGIEHRLHHKPRALSGGEQQRVAIARALVNRPAILLADEPTGNLDTENSEAVLGLLRSLNHRLGQTILMITHNPEAAAFADRIIQMRDGRVVQQG encoded by the coding sequence GTGGAACCGATCATCACCGTTCGCGATCTCCGCAAGATCTACCATGTCGGCGATGTCGACGTGCACGCCCTGCGCGGCGTGTCGATGGAAGTGCCCCGCGGCGAGTTTGTCAGCATCGTCGGTCCGTCCGGCTCCGGCAAGTCGACCCTGTTCCACATCCTCGGCGGACTGACTTCGATCACTTCGGGTCAGGTGATCGTCGACGGGCAGGACCTGTCGCGGCTCACCGACGGCGAGCGCACCCGCCTGCGGCGGCAGAAAGTGGGCTTCGTCTTCCAGCGCTACAACCTGCTGCCGACGCTGACGGCGCTCGGCAACATCGAAATCGCCCGGTATTTCGGGGGAAAATCGGGGCCGCTGGACCAGGATTTTCTGGAGATCATCCGCCTGCTGGGCATCGAGCACCGCCTGCACCACAAGCCGCGGGCGCTCTCCGGCGGCGAACAGCAGCGCGTGGCCATCGCCCGCGCCCTCGTCAACCGCCCGGCCATCCTGCTGGCCGACGAGCCGACCGGCAATCTCGATACCGAAAACAGCGAGGCTGTGCTCGGTCTGCTGCGCAGCCTCAATCACCGCCTTGGCCAGACCATCCTGATGATCACGCACAACCCCGAGGCCGCCGCATTCGCCGACCGCATCATCCAGATGCGCGACGGCAGAGTCGTGCAGCAGGGCTGA
- a CDS encoding phosphoheptose isomerase yields MQPQQFIAQYQSRLAETLQRIPLDRVAQAVEWLREARASGRMVFICGNGGSAATASHFVCDVLKGCSYGRAERFRILALNDNLPALTAYSNDVSYEQVFVEPLKNFGRPGDVLIALSGSGNSPNVLRAVEWANANGLRTIGLTGREGGRLGPLAQLEIRVPDPHMGRIEDGHMIVCHMIAYYFMETEGAGGGC; encoded by the coding sequence ATGCAGCCTCAACAGTTCATCGCTCAGTATCAGAGCCGTCTGGCGGAAACGCTGCAGCGGATTCCGCTCGACCGCGTGGCGCAGGCCGTCGAATGGCTGCGCGAGGCGCGCGCGTCGGGCCGCATGGTCTTCATCTGCGGCAACGGCGGCAGCGCCGCCACGGCATCGCACTTCGTGTGCGACGTCCTGAAAGGCTGCAGCTACGGGCGCGCGGAGCGTTTCCGCATTCTCGCGCTGAACGACAATCTGCCCGCGCTGACGGCCTACTCCAACGACGTCAGCTACGAGCAGGTCTTCGTCGAGCCGCTCAAAAACTTCGGCCGTCCCGGCGATGTCCTGATCGCGCTGAGCGGCTCCGGCAACTCGCCCAACGTGCTGCGCGCGGTCGAGTGGGCCAATGCCAACGGGCTGCGCACGATCGGCCTCACGGGGCGCGAGGGCGGCAGGCTCGGCCCGCTCGCGCAGCTCGAGATCCGCGTGCCGGATCCGCACATGGGCCGCATCGAAGACGGGCACATGATCGTGTGCCACATGATCGCCTACTACTTCATGGAGACGGAAGGCGCAGGCGGCGGCTGCTGA
- a CDS encoding N-acylmannosamine kinase: MSILAIDIGGTKFSAALFRGGRMARRETRRTEREGGREWMLEQLRGIARAWQAEEPITAAGVGFGGPVDFASQQVVLSTHVGGWQDFDLPGWLRGEFGVPVRMDNDANAGALGEGMHGAGRGVRPLFYMTLSTGIGGGILLDTGLYRGADSYAGEIGHLNIRPDGPPCLCGSNGCFERMCCGLWLERDYGRSAQELMQDPAFVEDYVVDLARGLKAAIMLLNPARIVIGGGISKAGDALFVPLRAELRRQVTPWSRARLDVVPAQLGDDSVLWGAYELAREAQGQ; the protein is encoded by the coding sequence ATGAGCATTCTGGCCATTGACATCGGCGGCACCAAGTTCAGCGCCGCCCTGTTCCGCGGCGGACGGATGGCGCGGCGCGAAACGCGCCGCACGGAAAGGGAAGGCGGCCGCGAGTGGATGCTGGAGCAGCTGCGCGGGATCGCACGCGCGTGGCAGGCGGAAGAGCCGATCACGGCGGCGGGCGTGGGCTTCGGCGGACCGGTGGACTTCGCCTCGCAGCAGGTGGTGCTGTCGACCCACGTCGGCGGATGGCAGGACTTCGACCTGCCCGGGTGGCTGCGCGGCGAGTTCGGCGTTCCCGTGCGGATGGACAACGACGCCAACGCGGGCGCGTTGGGCGAAGGCATGCACGGCGCGGGCCGCGGCGTCCGCCCGCTGTTCTACATGACCCTGTCGACCGGCATCGGCGGCGGCATCCTGCTCGACACCGGCCTCTATCGCGGCGCGGACTCCTATGCCGGCGAGATCGGCCACCTCAACATCCGGCCGGACGGTCCGCCCTGCCTCTGCGGCTCCAACGGCTGCTTCGAGCGCATGTGCTGCGGGCTGTGGCTGGAGCGGGACTACGGCCGCAGCGCGCAGGAGCTGATGCAGGACCCGGCGTTCGTCGAGGACTACGTCGTGGATCTCGCCCGCGGCCTCAAGGCGGCCATCATGCTGCTGAACCCGGCGCGGATCGTCATCGGCGGCGGCATCAGCAAGGCGGGCGATGCGCTGTTCGTCCCGCTGCGGGCCGAATTGCGCCGCCAGGTGACGCCGTGGTCGCGCGCGCGGCTCGACGTCGTTCCGGCCCAGCTCGGCGACGACAGCGTCCTCTGGGGCGCCTACGAGCTGGCCAGGGAAGCTCAGGGACAATAG
- a CDS encoding carbohydrate kinase, whose protein sequence is MSPAEILAAIPKLRALVAGDICLDRWCRYDPRLTEPSRETGLDRVAVVSTECTPGAGGTVASNLAALGCGRVAVLGTIGDDGHGYELRAALRHRGIDDSLLVTAPGQTFTYTKLINAYTEVEDLGRVDFVAFPPPREVEDELLRRLEAAAAEFDVILVSDQMETASGAVVTPRMREKLELLALRRSGLLIWVDSRMHIEQFRGLVLKPNEREAREACERLGMAGPDYAELRRVTAAPLMMVTHGGDGVTLADEAGVERIPTGKVEHPVDICGAGDSFSAGAALALRAGAAPRDAALFGHLVASVTIMKPGTGTASPEEVLMTARRMGLA, encoded by the coding sequence ATGAGCCCGGCGGAGATCCTGGCCGCGATTCCGAAACTGCGCGCGCTGGTGGCCGGCGACATCTGCCTCGACCGCTGGTGCCGTTACGATCCGCGGCTCACCGAGCCGTCGCGCGAAACAGGACTGGACCGCGTCGCTGTCGTCAGCACCGAGTGCACGCCCGGCGCGGGCGGAACGGTAGCGTCGAATCTGGCGGCGCTGGGCTGCGGGCGCGTGGCCGTGCTGGGCACGATCGGCGATGACGGCCACGGCTACGAGCTGCGCGCCGCGCTCCGCCATCGCGGCATCGACGACTCGCTGCTGGTGACGGCGCCGGGACAGACGTTCACCTACACGAAGCTCATCAACGCATACACGGAAGTGGAAGATCTGGGCCGCGTCGATTTCGTCGCCTTCCCCCCGCCGCGCGAAGTCGAAGACGAGCTGCTGCGGCGGCTGGAAGCCGCGGCGGCGGAATTCGACGTGATCCTCGTGTCCGACCAGATGGAGACGGCGTCGGGCGCGGTGGTGACTCCCCGGATGCGCGAGAAGCTCGAACTGCTGGCGCTGCGGCGCAGCGGGCTTCTCATCTGGGTCGACTCGCGCATGCATATCGAGCAGTTCCGGGGCCTCGTCCTGAAGCCCAACGAGCGGGAGGCGCGCGAGGCCTGCGAGCGGCTGGGCATGGCCGGGCCCGATTATGCCGAACTGCGCCGCGTGACGGCTGCGCCGCTGATGATGGTGACGCATGGAGGCGACGGCGTCACGCTGGCGGACGAAGCGGGCGTGGAACGCATCCCCACCGGGAAAGTGGAGCACCCTGTCGACATCTGCGGCGCGGGCGACAGTTTCTCGGCCGGCGCGGCTCTGGCCCTCCGCGCGGGCGCCGCGCCGAGGGACGCCGCTCTGTTCGGCCATCTGGTGGCTTCCGTCACCATCATGAAGCCAGGCACGGGCACGGCTTCGCCGGAGGAAGTTCTGATGACAGCCAGAAGGATGGGACTGGCATGA
- the yhaM gene encoding HD family phosphohydrolase: MCSDLAPGQSVQGVFLVQSKEVRQKKTGEPYLSLVLMDRSGDVEAKMWDNIADVVETFDRDDFVRVRGQTVAYQGKTQLTVHSLQRISDEDVDIADFLPVSRRDPEEMWRELNEIIGSISNPHLKALLQAIFSDREIADAYRRAPAAKGIHHAWIGGLLEHVLSMSSLARFLASHYPGIDQDLLLAGVLLHDIGKIRELDYSRSFSYSTEGGLIGHIQIGLRIVADHLPADFPPRLRNLLEHLILSHHGQLEFGSPKLPCFPEAMLLHLIDLTDSKMAAMQASLEKEKNSDSVWTGYNAALERSILDREKYLQQPAPQPRPAAAAARPQKSSPFAQALMSALDDGRGK; this comes from the coding sequence ATGTGCAGCGACCTTGCCCCGGGGCAGAGCGTCCAGGGCGTGTTCCTCGTGCAATCGAAGGAAGTCCGGCAGAAGAAGACCGGCGAGCCTTACCTGTCGCTGGTCCTGATGGACCGCTCGGGGGACGTCGAGGCCAAGATGTGGGACAACATCGCCGACGTCGTGGAGACGTTCGACCGCGACGACTTCGTCCGCGTGCGGGGACAGACGGTCGCCTACCAGGGCAAGACGCAGCTCACCGTGCATTCGCTGCAGCGCATCTCCGACGAGGACGTCGACATCGCCGATTTTCTGCCCGTGTCGCGCCGCGATCCCGAAGAGATGTGGAGGGAGCTGAATGAAATCATCGGCTCGATCTCGAACCCGCATCTGAAGGCGCTGCTGCAGGCGATCTTCAGCGACCGCGAGATCGCGGACGCCTACCGGCGCGCTCCGGCGGCGAAAGGCATCCACCATGCCTGGATCGGCGGACTGCTCGAACACGTTCTCAGCATGTCCTCCCTGGCGCGTTTTCTCGCGTCGCACTATCCGGGCATCGACCAGGACCTGCTGCTGGCGGGCGTGCTGCTGCACGACATCGGCAAGATCCGCGAGCTCGACTATTCGCGCAGCTTTTCCTACTCGACCGAAGGCGGGCTGATCGGGCACATTCAGATCGGACTGCGCATCGTCGCCGATCACCTGCCCGCGGACTTTCCGCCCAGGCTGCGCAACCTGCTGGAGCACCTGATCCTGAGCCATCACGGGCAGCTCGAATTCGGCAGCCCGAAGCTTCCCTGCTTCCCCGAGGCGATGCTGCTGCACCTGATCGACCTGACGGATTCGAAGATGGCGGCGATGCAGGCTTCGCTCGAGAAGGAGAAGAACTCCGACAGCGTCTGGACTGGATACAATGCCGCATTGGAGCGATCCATTCTGGACCGGGAGAAATACCTGCAGCAGCCCGCGCCCCAGCCGCGCCCGGCCGCGGCCGCCGCCAGGCCGCAGAAGTCCTCGCCGTTCGCTCAGGCGCTGATGTCGGCCCTCGACGACGGGAGGGGCAAGTAG
- a CDS encoding peptidylprolyl isomerase, with translation MSIFRLGLCAAMCAVAACAGEPVIVEQIIAKVNGDIITRSDLARARKELEANLRQRQLPPAQIAEILAQAEKDLLRDKIDNLLLIQRGKELNVNVDNEVTKYLAQIQSENKIADPEKFQSWIRENTGMSYEDFRSELRNQFLSQRVVGQEVYSKVNIPRRQIEEYYEKNKESFVRKERVILREILVSTQGMDEAGIAAAEKKARDIVARARKGERFTELVREYSEAVSARQGGLLDPFEKGILSPELESLVWDKEKGYVTDPIRVPAGWLILRVEDHQKEGLAELSEVEAEIRDRLASEIMMPKVREYLSELRRNSFIEIREPWVDTGAVPGQKTDWNDPALLRAETVTKEEVAAQARLKRLLYFLPIPGTSITDTSKSSSK, from the coding sequence ATGAGCATCTTTCGGCTGGGCCTGTGCGCTGCAATGTGCGCCGTCGCCGCGTGCGCCGGAGAACCGGTGATTGTCGAGCAGATCATCGCCAAGGTGAACGGCGACATCATCACCCGCTCGGACCTCGCGCGCGCGCGGAAAGAGCTGGAGGCCAACCTGCGCCAGCGCCAGCTGCCGCCCGCGCAGATCGCCGAGATCCTCGCCCAGGCGGAAAAGGACCTGCTGCGGGACAAGATCGACAATCTTCTGCTGATCCAGCGCGGCAAAGAGCTCAACGTCAACGTCGACAACGAAGTGACGAAATACCTGGCGCAGATCCAGTCGGAGAACAAGATCGCCGACCCGGAGAAGTTCCAGTCCTGGATCCGCGAGAACACGGGCATGAGCTACGAGGACTTCCGCTCCGAGCTGCGCAATCAGTTCCTCAGCCAGCGCGTCGTCGGGCAGGAGGTCTACAGCAAGGTGAACATCCCGCGGCGCCAGATCGAAGAGTATTACGAGAAGAACAAGGAGAGCTTCGTCCGCAAAGAACGGGTGATTCTGCGCGAAATCCTGGTCAGCACGCAGGGCATGGACGAAGCGGGCATCGCCGCGGCGGAGAAGAAAGCCCGCGACATCGTCGCCCGCGCGCGCAAGGGCGAGCGCTTCACCGAACTGGTGCGCGAGTACTCCGAAGCCGTCAGCGCGCGGCAGGGCGGGCTGCTGGATCCGTTCGAGAAGGGCATCCTCAGCCCCGAGCTGGAATCGCTCGTCTGGGACAAGGAGAAAGGCTACGTCACCGACCCCATCCGGGTGCCCGCCGGCTGGCTGATCCTGCGCGTCGAGGACCACCAGAAAGAAGGCCTCGCCGAGCTGAGCGAGGTGGAAGCGGAAATCCGCGACCGGCTGGCCTCCGAGATCATGATGCCGAAAGTGCGCGAATATCTCAGCGAGCTGCGCAGGAATTCCTTCATCGAAATCCGCGAGCCCTGGGTGGACACGGGCGCCGTGCCCGGCCAGAAGACGGACTGGAACGACCCCGCGCTGCTGCGGGCGGAGACCGTGACGAAGGAAGAAGTGGCCGCGCAGGCGCGTCTGAAACGGCTGCTCTATTTCCTGCCCATCCCGGGCACTTCCATTACTGACACCAGCAAGTCATCCAGCAAGTAA
- the mfd gene encoding transcription-repair-coupling factor, which translates to MTHPAVRDLIHSLTRTDPFQKLLRFLSTRESGRLYLSGLTPSAKALYTALLWQALEQPVLVITESPRDAEAWLEALDTFHDLLSHGAPAPRPVLIPAYDVLPGQGLSPHSEIKEQRAAALSRLARGRASIVLAPVESALLRLRPPEAYSQMALTLRKGEEVPMEDLAAHLASIGYQRREPVEMEGEFSIRGGIFDVFPAEAQRPVRIEFFGDTIESLRRFDPETQRSVLAVSEVTLLPMEEIPRRTQNAGAAWTEEDGEAAQGWEFAALAADNPACSIEDFLERAIVIYDEPESLRAASERLWKRLDSLREQAPAAPEQLYFHWNELAAHRPSRREVELRELLLESELPPEAVSVEIRTQPGTAFRNNLRAAIEEARELTRQGWQVAFFAPTQGDLERLADVFSEYSLPFQLGVEDAGGVSPYLAGRAFMAVENAGVCLVRGRLERGVRLPEQRLALVGSRDLFDAVYDAQPARARSHAALFTPETLDLKPGDYVVHAQHGIGRFTELKQIVTSGAAEDFMVVEYAGGDRLYVPLTRLDLIQKYRGAGEAAPSLDKLGGVTWARTKSRVKAKMRDMAEELLKLYAARKMAEGFAFSPDSAWQREFEEAFEFAPTRDQLQAAAEIKRDMESPSPMDRLLCGDVGFGKTEVAMRAAFKALGDGKQVAVLAPTTVLALQHFETFRKRFAPFPVRVEMLSRFRTAREIKAVLADLAAGKVDIVIGTHRLLSKDVAFADLGLLIVDEEQRFGVRHKERLKQIRQSVDVLTMSATPIPRTLHMALLGLRDMSVIETPPKDRLAVQTVVARFHPDLIRAAIEQELGRGGQVYFIHNRVDSIWSRAAMLQELVPQARIAVGHGQMGEAELERVLLSFMRRESDVFVCTTIVENGLDIPLANTMIIENAQNYGLSELYQLRGRVGRSNRRAYAYLLVPDDGELTEVARKRLAALKEFSDLGSGFKIAALDLELRGAGNLLGGEQHGHIASVGYETYVKLLEETARELRGETVLPELHSTLNLSLDIRIPPSYIAEEQQRLRAYKRIADAGEPEKAAALLEELADRYGPPPEPVRLLVEFSQLKSLAARCGIESIDRRAGAALLKFHPGAPIEPRRLMELVSSTAGAQFTPAGVLRIPLPQGDAAALLGFLRTLLESLRN; encoded by the coding sequence ATGACGCACCCGGCGGTGCGCGATCTGATCCACTCGCTGACGCGGACGGATCCCTTCCAGAAACTGCTGCGCTTTCTCTCCACCCGGGAATCCGGGCGGCTGTACCTGAGCGGGCTGACGCCTTCCGCGAAGGCTCTCTACACGGCGCTGCTGTGGCAGGCGCTGGAGCAGCCGGTGCTGGTGATCACGGAGTCGCCGCGGGACGCGGAAGCATGGCTGGAGGCGCTCGATACGTTTCATGATCTGCTGAGCCACGGCGCGCCCGCGCCGCGGCCCGTGCTGATTCCCGCCTACGACGTGCTGCCCGGGCAGGGGCTGTCGCCGCACAGCGAGATCAAGGAGCAGCGGGCGGCCGCGCTGAGCCGGCTGGCGCGCGGCCGGGCCTCGATCGTGCTGGCGCCGGTGGAGAGCGCGCTGCTGCGGCTGCGTCCGCCGGAGGCGTACTCGCAGATGGCGCTGACTCTGCGCAAGGGCGAGGAAGTCCCGATGGAGGACCTGGCGGCGCATCTGGCTTCCATCGGCTATCAGCGGCGGGAGCCGGTGGAAATGGAAGGCGAGTTCTCCATCCGCGGCGGCATCTTCGACGTCTTTCCTGCCGAGGCGCAGCGGCCTGTGCGGATCGAGTTTTTCGGAGACACGATCGAGAGCCTGCGGCGGTTTGATCCCGAAACGCAGCGTTCCGTGCTGGCGGTGTCCGAGGTGACACTGCTGCCGATGGAAGAGATTCCGCGGCGGACGCAGAACGCCGGCGCCGCCTGGACGGAGGAAGACGGCGAAGCGGCGCAGGGATGGGAGTTCGCCGCGCTGGCGGCGGACAATCCCGCCTGCTCGATCGAAGATTTCCTCGAGCGCGCCATCGTGATCTACGACGAGCCCGAATCCTTGCGGGCGGCGTCCGAGCGGCTGTGGAAGCGGCTCGACTCGCTGCGCGAGCAGGCGCCGGCGGCGCCGGAGCAGCTTTATTTTCACTGGAACGAGCTGGCCGCGCACCGCCCGTCCCGGCGCGAGGTCGAGCTGCGCGAACTGCTGCTGGAAAGCGAGCTCCCTCCGGAAGCCGTCAGCGTCGAGATCCGCACGCAGCCCGGCACGGCGTTCCGCAACAACCTGCGGGCGGCCATCGAAGAGGCGCGCGAACTGACGCGGCAGGGCTGGCAGGTGGCGTTCTTCGCGCCCACGCAGGGCGATCTCGAGCGCCTGGCCGATGTCTTCAGCGAGTATTCCCTGCCCTTCCAGCTCGGCGTGGAGGACGCGGGCGGGGTGTCTCCCTATCTGGCGGGGCGCGCGTTCATGGCGGTGGAGAACGCGGGCGTCTGCCTGGTGCGGGGGCGCCTCGAGCGCGGCGTGCGCCTCCCGGAGCAGCGCCTGGCGCTGGTGGGCAGCCGGGATCTGTTCGACGCGGTCTACGATGCGCAGCCGGCGCGCGCGCGGTCCCATGCGGCGCTGTTCACGCCGGAGACGCTGGATCTCAAGCCCGGCGACTACGTCGTGCACGCGCAGCACGGAATCGGCCGCTTCACGGAGCTGAAGCAGATCGTCACCTCCGGCGCCGCCGAGGACTTCATGGTGGTCGAGTACGCGGGCGGCGACCGGCTGTATGTGCCGCTGACGCGCCTCGATCTGATCCAGAAGTACCGCGGAGCGGGCGAGGCTGCGCCCTCGCTCGACAAGCTGGGCGGCGTCACCTGGGCGCGGACCAAATCGCGCGTCAAGGCGAAGATGCGCGACATGGCCGAAGAGCTGCTCAAGCTCTATGCGGCGCGCAAAATGGCGGAGGGGTTCGCCTTCTCGCCGGACTCGGCGTGGCAGCGCGAGTTCGAAGAGGCGTTCGAGTTCGCGCCCACGCGCGATCAGCTGCAGGCTGCCGCGGAGATCAAGCGCGACATGGAGTCGCCCAGTCCGATGGACCGGCTGCTGTGCGGCGACGTGGGGTTCGGCAAGACGGAAGTGGCCATGCGCGCCGCGTTCAAGGCGCTGGGCGACGGCAAGCAGGTGGCGGTGCTGGCGCCGACGACCGTGCTGGCGCTGCAGCACTTCGAGACGTTCAGGAAGCGGTTCGCGCCGTTTCCCGTGCGCGTGGAGATGCTGAGCCGGTTCCGCACGGCGCGCGAGATCAAAGCCGTGCTGGCGGACCTCGCCGCGGGCAAGGTGGACATCGTCATCGGCACGCACCGGCTGCTGTCGAAAGACGTGGCCTTCGCCGATCTCGGGCTGCTGATCGTGGACGAGGAGCAGCGCTTCGGCGTGCGGCACAAGGAGAGGCTGAAGCAGATCCGCCAGAGCGTGGACGTGCTGACCATGTCGGCGACGCCGATTCCCCGCACGCTGCATATGGCGCTGCTGGGCCTGCGCGACATGAGCGTCATCGAAACGCCGCCCAAGGACCGCCTCGCCGTGCAGACGGTGGTGGCGCGCTTCCATCCGGACCTGATCCGCGCCGCCATCGAGCAGGAGCTCGGCCGCGGCGGCCAGGTGTACTTCATCCACAACCGCGTGGACTCGATCTGGTCCCGCGCCGCGATGCTGCAGGAGCTGGTGCCGCAGGCGCGCATCGCCGTCGGCCACGGGCAGATGGGCGAGGCGGAACTCGAGCGCGTGCTGCTAAGCTTCATGCGCCGCGAGTCGGACGTCTTCGTCTGCACGACCATCGTCGAGAACGGGCTGGATATTCCGCTGGCCAACACGATGATCATCGAGAACGCGCAGAACTACGGCCTCAGCGAGCTGTACCAGCTGCGCGGGCGCGTGGGAAGGTCGAACCGCCGCGCCTACGCCTACCTGCTGGTGCCTGACGACGGCGAGCTGACAGAGGTCGCGCGCAAGCGGCTGGCAGCGCTGAAGGAGTTCAGCGACCTGGGCTCGGGCTTCAAGATCGCGGCGCTCGACCTCGAGCTGCGAGGCGCGGGCAATCTGCTGGGCGGGGAGCAGCACGGCCACATCGCCAGCGTCGGTTACGAAACCTACGTCAAGCTGCTGGAAGAGACGGCGCGCGAGCTGCGCGGCGAGACCGTGCTGCCGGAGCTGCATTCCACGCTGAACCTCAGCCTCGACATCCGCATCCCTCCGTCCTACATCGCCGAGGAACAGCAGCGGCTGCGCGCCTACAAGCGCATCGCCGACGCGGGAGAGCCGGAGAAGGCAGCGGCGCTGCTGGAAGAGCTCGCTGACCGTTACGGACCGCCGCCCGAGCCGGTGCGGCTGCTGGTGGAGTTCTCGCAGCTGAAATCGCTGGCGGCGCGCTGCGGCATCGAGTCCATCGACCGGCGGGCGGGCGCGGCGCTGCTGAAGTTCCATCCCGGCGCTCCGATCGAACCGCGGCGGCTGATGGAGCTGGTGTCATCGACGGCGGGAGCGCAGTTCACGCCCGCGGGCGTGCTCCGCATCCCGCTGCCGCAGGGGGACGCCGCGGCGCTGCTCGGCTTCCTGCGCACGCTGCTGGAGAGCCTGCGGAACTGA